In the Podospora pseudocomata strain CBS 415.72m chromosome 5, whole genome shotgun sequence genome, one interval contains:
- a CDS encoding hypothetical protein (COG:H; EggNog:ENOG503NXV8): protein MRNLASVVGRRAVALSSRGSCARQLQSSLRIEATTSTSQPNITINYAQSRGFSHTRPWRREIPVSEPKRGGSKVWASADEAVADIKSGSVLLSAGFGLCGVASTLIAAIRRRGPESLHSLTAVSNNAGSEGRGGLALLTENGQIDRMIMSYLGANKKLEKQYLTGQIAVELCPQGTIAERIRAAGSGIPAFFTPTGGNTLIQSGSLPTRYSPDGTVVEFSAPRETRIFNGKAYLMETALPGDVAILRAWKVDKAGNCVFRHTTKTFAPLMAKAARLAIVEAENIVEIGELDPSEVNLPGIYIDRIVPATERPQVEIVKTRSPQEFSSSPPKEETPAQAKRNRIARRAAKELKPGFYVNLGVGIPTLAPSFLPPGQEVWIQSENGILGMGDYPLPEEVDPDIINAGKETTTLVPGASTFDSSESFSMIRGGHVDVSILGALQVSAGGDLANYMIPGKVFKGMGGAMDLVSNPEGTKIVVATEHTAKDGTSKIVAVCGLPVTGKGVVSTIITDLAVFQVDRKKGTLTLTEIAPGVDVEEVRRKTDAGFAVAEELIVME, encoded by the exons ATGAGGAACTTGGCCAGTGTTGTTGGACGGCGCGCCGTTGCGCTTTCTTCGAGGGGATCGTGTGCAAGACAACTTCAGTCGAGCTTGAGGATCGAGGCGACGACATCAACCTCACAGCCAAATATTACCATCAACTATGCCCAAAGCAGGGGTTTTTCTCACACGCGACCGTGGAGGAGAGAGATTCCGGTTTCTGAGCCGAAAAGAGGAGGCTCCAAGGTGTGGGCGTCAGCAGATGAAGCCGTGGCCGACATCAAGAGCGGCTCCGTCCTGCTCAGTGCTGGATTTGGCCTTTGCGGTGTAGCTT CAaccctcatcgccgccatccgccgccgcggccCCGAatccctccactccctcaccgCAGTCTCCAACAACGCCGGCTCTGAAGGTCGCGGcggcctcgccctcctcaccgaaAACGGCCAAATCGACCGCATGATCATGTCGTACCTCGGCGCCAACAAAAAGCTCGAAAAGCAATACCTCACGGGCCAGATCGCCGTCGAGCTCTGCCCCCAGGGCACCATCGCCGAAAGAATCCGCGCCGCCGGCTCGGGCATTccggccttcttcacccccaccGGCGGCAACACCCTCATCCAATCCGGCTCCCTCCCGACCCGGTACTCCCCCGACGGAACCGTGGTCGAGTTTTCCGCCCCGCGAGAAACCCGCATCTTCAACGGGAAAGCCTACCTGATGGAAACCGCCCTCCCCGGCGACGTGGCCATCCTCCGCGCCTGGAAAGTCGACAAGGCCGGCAACTGCGTTTTTCGTCACACGACCAAAACTTTTGCCCCCTTGATGGCAAAGGCTGCCAGGCTTGCCATTGTGGAAGCGGAAAATATTGTTGAGATTGGGGAGCTCGACCCGAGCGAGGTTAATCTCCCGGGCATATACATTGACCGGATCGTCCCAGCGACCGAACGCCCCCAAGTGGAAATTGTCAAGACCCGCTCCCCACAGGAATTCTCCTCGTCGCCTCCAAAAGAGGAAACACCGGCTCAGGCGAAAAGAAACCGCATCGCCCGCCGCGCCGCCAAAGAGCTCAAACCAGGCTTCTACGTCAACCTCGGCGTCGGCATCCCCACCCTCGCGCCTTCTTTCCTTCCCCCGGGGCAGGAAGTCTGGATTCAGTCGGAGAATGGCATCCTCGGCATGGGGGATTACCCCCTCCCGGAAGAGGTCGATCCTGACATTATCAACGCCGGGAaggaaaccaccaccctcgtccCCGGCGCCTCGACGTTTGACTCGAGCGAGAGCTTTTCCATGATCAGGGGGGGACACGTGGATGTTTCCATCTTGGGGGCGCTGCAGGTGAGTGCGGGGGGGGATTTGGCGAACTATATGATACCGGGCAAGGTGTTcaaggggatggggggggcGATGGATTTGGTGAGCAATCCGGAGGGGACAAAGATCGTGGTCGCGACGGAGCATACGGCCAAGGACGGGACGAGCAAGATTGTGGCGGTTTGCGGGCTGCCGGTtacggggaagggggtggtgagcacGATTATCACTGATCTG GCGGTTTTCCAGGTCgacaggaagaaggggacGCTCACGCTGACGGAGATCGCGCCGGgggtggatgtcgaggaggtgaggagaaAGACCGATGCGGGCTTtgcggtggcggaggagttgATTGTCATGGAGTAG
- a CDS encoding hypothetical protein (COG:G; EggNog:ENOG503NYCA), with product MTTPRPIAGTAALEKSDSDHLSTGGPETAKREDVATPFSPEDEARLTKRVLLKMDTRILPILSLLFLCSFLDRTNVGNAKIIGLEKDLAISNTQYNRGLAVFYATYIASELPSNLLLKKITPRVWLPLLTVVWGIVTMCLGFVRSFGSFFAVRAVLGLAEGGLLPGMVLYLSGLYTRQEMAVRIGVFYTAASLSGAFGGLLARGLSAIGPRGGLEGWRWIFIMEGVITVVAGVIAYFFLPTSVATASYLTQEERDFAQLRLQGKIGAAGGDERFNPVLEREEKFKWSEVRRGILNLQVWLTATAYFAILSGLYSFGLFLPTIINDLKITSNANESQLWSVIPYAVATPVTVAVAFASDRLKLRGVIMLFTLPIAIIGYAVIGNVPSPNVRFGMTCLMAVGMYSSVPCILVWNSNNSAGHYKRATTSALQLAVANCGGFVATFAYPSVDGPLYHKGHSIILGLLVYAWLAILTNVFWCIKINKDKARGKYDHHAGSGDDRDPMFKMIL from the exons ATGACAACACCACGCCCAATCGCGGGCACCGCCGCGCTCGAGAAAAGCGACAGCgaccacctctccaccggcGGCCCCGAAACCGCCAAACGCGAGGACGTcgccacccccttctccccggAAGACGAAGCCCGCCTCACCAAGCGCGTCCTCCTCAAGATGGACACCcgcatcctccccatcctctccctcctcttcctctgctcctTCCTCGACCGCACCAACGTCGGCAACGCCAAGATCATTGGTCTCGAGAAGGACCTTGCCATCTCCAACACGCAGTACAACCGGGGTCTTGCCGTCTTTTACGCCACTTACATCGCATCTGAGCTGCCTTCTAATCTTCTTCTCAAGAAGATAACGCCCCGGGTTTGGCTGCCGCTTCTGACGGTGGTCTGGGGGATTGTAACGATGTGTCTGGGGTTTGTAAGGAGCTTTGGCTCGTTTTTCGCCGTGAGGGCagtgttggggttggcggagggggggttgctcCCGGGGATGGTGCTGTATCTGTCGGGGTTGTACACGCGGCAGGAGATGGCGGTGAGGATTGGTGTTTTTTATACGGCCGCTAGTTTGTCGGGCGCTTTTGGGG GTCTCCTGGCAAGGGGTCTATCCGCGATCGGGCCTAGGGGTGGGCTtgaggggtggaggtggatctTCATCATGGAGGGGGTCATT ACGGTTGTTGCCGGCGTGATTGCGTACTTTTTTTTGCCGACAAGTGTTGCCACTGCGTCCTACCTGACACAAGAGGAGAGGGACTTTGCGCAGCTGAGGCTGCAAGGGAAGATCGGagctgccggtggtgacgaGAGGTTCAA CCCCGTCTTGGAACGCGAAGAGAAATTCAAGTGGTCCGAAGTGCGCCGCGgcatcctcaacctccagGTCTGGCTCACGGCCACCGCCTACTTTGCCATCCTATCGGGACTTTACAGCTTCGGCCTGTTCCTCCCAACAATTATCAACGACCTCAAAATCACATCCAACGCCAACGAGAGTCAGCTGTGGTCCGTGATTCCCTACGCCGTGGCCACGCCAGTCACGGTCGCCGTAGCTTTTGCCTCAGACCGTCTCAAGCTCCGGGGCGTCATCATGCTCTTCACTCttcccatcgccatcattgGCTACGCGGTCATCGGCAACGTCCCCTCTCCCAATGTCCGGTTCGGCATGACCTGTCTCATGGCTGTCGGGATGTACAGCAGCGTGCCGTGTATTCTCGTCTGGAACTCGAATAACTCGGCTGGTCACTACAAAAGGGCAACAACTTCGGCGCTGCAGCTGGCGGTTGCCAACTGTGGAGGCTTTGTGGCGACTTTTGCGTATCCGAGCGTTGACGGGCCGTTGTACCACAAAGGACATAGCATCATCTTGGGGCTGTTGGTTTATGCGTGGCTTGC GATTCTCACAAACGTCTTTTGGTgcatcaagatcaacaaggacaaggcgAGAGGGAAGTACGATCATCATGCGGGTAGCGGTGATGACAGGGATCCAATGTTCAAGATGATATTGTGA